A stretch of the Terriglobales bacterium genome encodes the following:
- a CDS encoding NADH-quinone oxidoreductase subunit B family protein, giving the protein MSGDERFESTVSSEQNAAWGREVAFGEQQSEGIVLTTLDWAVNWCRKSSIWPMTFGLACCAIEMMAMGASRFDIARFGAEVFRPSPRQADLMIIAGRVSQKMAPVIRLLWEQMPEPKWVISMGACATSGGVFNNYALVQGVNQVIPVDIYVPGCPPRPEQLIYAITLLQEKIMNDRGSFKRILNLE; this is encoded by the coding sequence ATGAGCGGCGACGAGCGTTTTGAGAGTACGGTAAGCAGCGAGCAGAATGCGGCCTGGGGTCGTGAAGTTGCCTTTGGCGAGCAGCAATCCGAGGGCATCGTTTTAACCACCCTGGATTGGGCGGTGAACTGGTGCCGCAAGAGTTCCATTTGGCCCATGACCTTTGGTCTGGCTTGCTGCGCTATCGAGATGATGGCCATGGGCGCATCGCGCTTCGATATTGCCCGCTTCGGCGCTGAGGTATTTCGCCCATCGCCGCGCCAGGCCGATCTCATGATCATCGCTGGACGCGTCTCGCAAAAGATGGCGCCCGTCATCCGCCTGCTCTGGGAGCAGATGCCTGAGCCCAAATGGGTCATCTCCATGGGAGCCTGCGCCACCAGCGGCGGCGTCTTCAATAACTACGCGCTGGTTCAAGGCGTGAACCAGGTCATACCGGTGGATATCTACGTCCCCGGATGCCCTCCGCGCCCCGAGCAGTTGATTTACGCCATCACGCTGCTGCAGGAAAAGATCATGAACGACCGTGGATCGTTTAAGCGCATTCTGAACCTGGAGTAA
- a CDS encoding ABC-F family ATP-binding cassette domain-containing protein: MPPIINAQGISKAFGAAPLFQNVSFTISEGDRIGLIGPNGSGKSTLLRMLAGSVDSDSGTIALRKRTRLSYVEQESKFNSGDTVRSVVEKALQHASVAESEHGTRFAETLGRARFEDFEAEATALSGGWQKRLAIVEALVQAPDILLLDEPTNHLDLAGIEWLEELLEQASFASVIVSHDRYFLENIATAMVELNRAYPDGLLRVQGSYSTFLEKKEEFLHAQAQRQEALENLVHTEIEWLRRGPKARTTKSKARIGKANQLIGELADLNARTRTATAQIDFSASDRKTKRLIELENVAYDIGDRTLFSGLNFIVSAGMRVGLVGPNGSGKTTLLRLLRGELAATSGQIRRAEWLRIVYFDQSRELDPDVTLRRALAPDSDSVVYQDRVIHVASWAARFLFTGEQLNQPVGRLSGGERARVLIAQLMLQPADVLLLDEPTNDLDIPTLEILEESLLEFRGSLVLVTHDRYMLDRVSTIVLGLDGDGAAESFADYSQWEAWQADRKQPTKTAARLALADAETSLAKEKPKKLSYRDAREYAGIEQRIAEAEQALQAKRAQLEDPAIATDGPRLLTAHSEMEAAQQHLDSLYARWAELEEKNG, encoded by the coding sequence TTGCCACCGATTATCAATGCACAGGGAATTTCGAAGGCCTTCGGGGCCGCACCGCTCTTTCAGAACGTCTCCTTTACCATTTCTGAAGGAGATCGCATTGGGCTCATCGGTCCAAACGGCTCAGGCAAATCCACGCTCCTGCGGATGCTGGCCGGCAGCGTAGATTCCGACAGCGGCACAATAGCGCTGCGAAAACGCACCCGGCTCAGCTACGTGGAGCAGGAGTCGAAATTCAACTCCGGAGATACCGTGCGCTCCGTGGTCGAGAAAGCATTGCAACACGCCTCCGTCGCCGAGTCTGAGCACGGCACCCGCTTTGCCGAGACACTGGGCCGGGCTAGGTTTGAAGATTTCGAGGCCGAAGCAACCGCGCTCTCCGGAGGCTGGCAGAAGCGGCTTGCCATTGTCGAGGCGTTGGTCCAGGCACCCGATATCCTGCTGCTCGATGAACCCACCAATCATCTCGACCTCGCAGGAATCGAGTGGCTCGAAGAGTTGCTCGAACAAGCCTCGTTCGCCAGCGTGATCGTGAGTCATGACCGTTATTTTCTCGAGAATATTGCCACAGCCATGGTTGAACTGAACCGCGCTTATCCGGATGGATTGCTGCGTGTGCAGGGCAGCTACAGCACGTTTCTGGAGAAGAAAGAAGAGTTTCTGCATGCGCAGGCGCAGCGCCAGGAAGCGTTGGAAAACCTGGTCCATACGGAAATCGAGTGGCTCCGCCGCGGACCGAAGGCGCGCACAACAAAATCCAAAGCACGAATCGGCAAGGCGAACCAACTTATAGGAGAGCTTGCTGACCTGAATGCCAGAACCCGAACGGCGACCGCACAAATTGACTTTTCAGCGAGTGACCGCAAGACCAAACGGCTGATCGAACTGGAAAATGTTGCTTACGACATCGGAGATCGTACGCTCTTCAGCGGACTCAACTTCATCGTCTCCGCCGGGATGCGGGTCGGCTTGGTAGGTCCGAATGGCAGCGGCAAAACCACATTGTTGCGCCTGCTGCGTGGAGAGCTCGCTGCCACCAGCGGCCAGATTCGCAGGGCCGAGTGGTTGCGCATTGTCTATTTCGATCAGAGCCGCGAGCTTGATCCTGATGTCACCCTGCGCCGCGCTCTGGCGCCGGACAGCGACTCGGTTGTTTATCAGGATAGAGTCATTCACGTGGCATCATGGGCGGCGAGGTTTCTGTTCACCGGCGAGCAGCTCAATCAACCCGTGGGGCGGCTTTCCGGTGGCGAACGGGCACGCGTATTGATCGCGCAGCTCATGCTGCAGCCGGCTGATGTTCTCTTGCTCGACGAGCCCACCAACGACCTTGATATCCCGACACTCGAAATATTGGAGGAAAGCCTGCTCGAGTTTCGCGGCTCGCTCGTCCTGGTGACGCATGACCGCTACATGCTCGATCGCGTATCCACCATCGTGCTGGGGTTGGATGGAGACGGCGCCGCCGAGAGTTTTGCCGACTACTCACAGTGGGAGGCCTGGCAGGCAGATCGCAAACAGCCAACGAAGACAGCGGCACGGCTGGCTCTAGCTGATGCCGAGACGTCTCTCGCAAAAGAAAAACCCAAGAAGCTTTCCTACCGCGACGCCCGCGAATATGCCGGCATTGAACAGCGCATCGCTGAGGCCGAACAGGCTCTGCAGGCCAAGCGCGCTCAACTCGAAGACCCGGCGATAGCTACTGACGGACCTCGTCTTCTGACCGCACATAGTGAAATGGAAGCGGCGCAGCAGCATTTGGATTCACTTTATGCGCGCTGGGCGGAGTTGGAAGAGAAGAACGGGTGA